One region of Glycine max cultivar Williams 82 chromosome 9, Glycine_max_v4.0, whole genome shotgun sequence genomic DNA includes:
- the LOC100804456 gene encoding homeobox-leucine zipper protein HAT3 isoform X1, with protein MGEKDDDFGLSLSLSLGRVNQQQQHPPPLNHMHQPQQLQPVPMNHNKTLFGDLSQLPADRSSEMIRGIDVNSAAECDGVSSPNSAVSSVSGGDGKQSERDDDNNAAAVAGERTSCSRGSDDDDGGGSDASRKKLRLTKEQSMVLEETFKEHSTLNPKRKQALAEELNLKPRQVEVWFQNRRARTKLKQTEVDCEYLKRCYENLTEENRRLHKEVQELRALKLSPQMYMHMNPPTTLTICPSCERTHSFASSSTATIHSAVAATSSNRKLFGTNIRLPVSFNTRPFEGPIPRP; from the exons TGAATCACATGCACCAGCCTCAACAACTACAACCTGTTCCCATGAATCACAATAAGACTCTCTTTGGTGATTTGTCTCAGTTACCAG CAGACCGGAGCTCCGAAATGATACGAGGAATCGACGTCAATTCGGCGGCGGAGTGCGACGGCGTTTCCTCGCCGAACAGCGCTGTCTCGAGCGTGAGCGGCGGCGACGGCAAGCAGAGCGAGAGGGACGACGATAATAATGCTGCCGCCGTGGCCGGTGAGAGGACCTCGTGCTCGCGAGGGAGCGACGATGACGACGGTGGTGGCAGCGATGCCTCGAGGAAGAAGCTGAGGCTGACGAAAGAACAGTCCATGGTGTTGGAAGAAACGTTCAAGGAGCATAGCACGCTGAATCCG aaACGGAAGCAAGCGTTGGCAGAGGAGTTGAATCTGAAGCCCAGACAAGTAGAGGTGTGGTTTCAGAACAGAAGAGCAAG GACCAAGTTGAAGCAAACTGAAGTGGATTGTGAATACTTAAAGAGATGCTATGAGAATTTAACTGAAGAGAATAGAAGGTTGCACAAGGAGGTCCAAGAGCTTAGGGCATTGAAATTATCCCCACAAATGTACATGCATATGAACCCTCCCACCACTCTTACAATATGCCCTTCTTGTGAGCGTACTCACTCCTTTGCATCCTCCTCCACTGCCACCATCCACTCGGCGGTGGCGGCCACATCGAGCAATCGCAAACTGTTCGGCACAAACATCCGGCTGCCCGTGTCCTTCAACACTCGGCCATTTGAAGGCCCAATTCCTCGGCCATAA
- the LOC100804456 gene encoding homeobox-leucine zipper protein HAT3 isoform X2 translates to MGEKDDDFGLSLSLSLGRVNQQQQHPPPLNHMHQPQQLQPVPMNHNKTLFGDLSQLPDRSSEMIRGIDVNSAAECDGVSSPNSAVSSVSGGDGKQSERDDDNNAAAVAGERTSCSRGSDDDDGGGSDASRKKLRLTKEQSMVLEETFKEHSTLNPKRKQALAEELNLKPRQVEVWFQNRRARTKLKQTEVDCEYLKRCYENLTEENRRLHKEVQELRALKLSPQMYMHMNPPTTLTICPSCERTHSFASSSTATIHSAVAATSSNRKLFGTNIRLPVSFNTRPFEGPIPRP, encoded by the exons TGAATCACATGCACCAGCCTCAACAACTACAACCTGTTCCCATGAATCACAATAAGACTCTCTTTGGTGATTTGTCTCAGTTACCAG ACCGGAGCTCCGAAATGATACGAGGAATCGACGTCAATTCGGCGGCGGAGTGCGACGGCGTTTCCTCGCCGAACAGCGCTGTCTCGAGCGTGAGCGGCGGCGACGGCAAGCAGAGCGAGAGGGACGACGATAATAATGCTGCCGCCGTGGCCGGTGAGAGGACCTCGTGCTCGCGAGGGAGCGACGATGACGACGGTGGTGGCAGCGATGCCTCGAGGAAGAAGCTGAGGCTGACGAAAGAACAGTCCATGGTGTTGGAAGAAACGTTCAAGGAGCATAGCACGCTGAATCCG aaACGGAAGCAAGCGTTGGCAGAGGAGTTGAATCTGAAGCCCAGACAAGTAGAGGTGTGGTTTCAGAACAGAAGAGCAAG GACCAAGTTGAAGCAAACTGAAGTGGATTGTGAATACTTAAAGAGATGCTATGAGAATTTAACTGAAGAGAATAGAAGGTTGCACAAGGAGGTCCAAGAGCTTAGGGCATTGAAATTATCCCCACAAATGTACATGCATATGAACCCTCCCACCACTCTTACAATATGCCCTTCTTGTGAGCGTACTCACTCCTTTGCATCCTCCTCCACTGCCACCATCCACTCGGCGGTGGCGGCCACATCGAGCAATCGCAAACTGTTCGGCACAAACATCCGGCTGCCCGTGTCCTTCAACACTCGGCCATTTGAAGGCCCAATTCCTCGGCCATAA
- the LOC102664801 gene encoding uncharacterized protein — MADSSPYTKPHFPLSDHSSRIQPKPTNQGKSCSGFILKVLFLALFVAVLPLFPSQAPDFVSQTILNKFWELLHLLFIGIAVTYGLFSRRNSELDTTHTELETTHSSANDSTAAAPSYVSKVFPASSNIFYDNGCDNENGNSCEVDEKMVHCWNNQYFDGGPGGVCSNGGGTVGVFDEQYKTHLPISEDSFGYSVRCDGNGIGTGVVQAWNSEYYHSEPVVVVAQPNCNTGECGEVVDYKPLGLPIRSLRSVARDVDSSRYANESDSSSVSRGSSSGLGKSGDREFGDLGPSNLEKKFNDAAAAGGSASAIPWCSTNRWTEREKTFGNVTSPSHFRPLSADETKFEALSSGSMQSTTSFSSHTNMYSSLDSILLDNMNFQEEEMRLKEASYVSASEKMNFQEEDVGQRKTSFVPVSEIMNFQEEDMGPWKTSYAPASENTNFRERDSRKKIFQGSSSRNRKMATKGKYGAASFPSHFRPMSVDETQFDSLGSNSNAFEAVRSFSSNARMYSSLDSISSDMDFQEEDMGQKKTSHMHTSENMNFQEDMGHKKTSYVHDSENVNFQEEDMEQKKTSYVPASENRNFQEVDLGKSSQVSSSGNGMIESKGKYAGDSRPSYFRPMSVDETQLESLSSRSFQSMGSFSSQSSLCSSLDSALSENMNSPKEEHGSSSSSPSPLARRNGEASLQAFQARGYTNGSSPPDDIKSSLNGELRGLNEIEGEDPPGKKESRIHVLQSDSEKPARVAKAPSQGKSVRTRRASGLTSGTMRIGETSSKQTDEKGEKNGNNVESVMRKDRMKSREPDLPLKGVSKKTLDSYCPKPEIKFSNHHRRDKLESSKNLSKQDSDIELENTQVSSYENGVPECVNDSDLDSEVDKKASEFIAKFKAQIRLQKIGSIERSKEQKITQNKIR, encoded by the coding sequence ATGGCAGATTCAAGCCCTTACACCAAACCCCATTTCCCACTTTCCGACCACAGCTCCCGGATCCAACCAAAACCCACCAACCAAGGTAAGTCTTGCTCAGGTTTCATCCTTAAAGTTCTATTCTTGGCACTGTTTGTCGCTGTTCTTCCACTTTTTCCCTCCCAAGCCCCTGACTTTGTGAGCCAAACCATACTCAACAAGTTCTGGGAGCTTCTCCACCTTCTCTTCATTGGCATTGCTGTCACCTATGGTTTGTTTAGTAGAAGAAATTCAGAACTTGACACCACACACACAGAATTAGAAACTACTCACTCTAGTGCCAATGATTCCACTGCTGCTGCTCCTAGTTATGTGTCCAAAGTGTTTCCTGCTTCttccaatattttttatgataatgggTGTGATAACGAAAATGGAAATTCTTGTGAGGTTGATGAGAAGATGGTGCATTGTTGGAATAATCAGTACTTTGATGGGGGGCCAGGGGGTGTGTGCTCCAATGGGGGTGGTACTGTTGGTGTTTTTGATGAACAGTACAAAACCCATTTGCCAATTTCTGAAGATAGTTTTGGTTATTCTGTTAGATGTGATGGGAATGGAATTGGAACCGGTGTGGTTCAAGCTTGGAATTCTGAGTACTATCATAGTGAGCCAGTGGTGGTTGTGGCTCAACCAAACTGCAACACCGGTGAATGTGGGGAGGTTGTTGATTATAAACCTCTAGGGCTACCGATTCGCAGTTTGAGATCGGTTGCTAGAGATGTAGATAGTTCTAGATATGCCAATGAAAGTGATTCCAGTTCAGTTTCAAGGGGTTCTTCTAGCGGATTGGGTAAGAGCGGAGATAGGGAATTTGGGGATCTGGGTCCTTCCAATTTGgagaaaaaatttaatgatgcTGCTGCTGCTGGTGGATCAGCTTCTGCGATTCCCTGGTGCTCAACGAATAGATGGacggaaagggagaagacattTGGCAATGTTACCAGTCCTTCGCATTTTAGGCCACTTTCAGCTGATGAAACTAAATTTGAAGCACTCAGTTCAGGGTCTATGCAGTCAACAACATCTTTCTCTTCCCATACCAATATGTATTCTTCCTTGGATTCGATTTTGTTGGATAATATGAACTTTCAAGAGGAAGAGATGAGGCTAAAGGAAGCTTCCTATGTTTCTGCCTCAGAAAAGATGAATTTTCAAGAGGAAGATGTAGGGCAAAGGAAGACTTCCTTTGTGCCTGTTTCAGAAATTATGAATTTCCAAGAGGAAGATATGGGACCATGGAAGACTTCCTATGCGCCTGCTTCTGAAAATACAAATTTTCGAGAGAGAGATTCGAGGAAGAAGATTTTCCAGGGGTCTTCATCAAGAAATAGAAAGATGGCAACTAAAGGAAAATATGGTGctgcttcttttccttcacaTTTCAGGCCAATGTCAGTTGATGAAACTCAATTTGACTCACTCGGTTCAAATTCAAATGCTTTTGAGGCTGTGAGATCCTTCTCTTCCAACGCAAGAATGTATTCTTCCTTGGATTCAATTTCATCAGATATGGACTTCCAAGAGGAAGATATGGGACAAAAGAAGACTTCCCATATGCATACTTCAGAAAATATGAATTTTCAGGAGGACATGGGACACAAGAAGACTTCCTATGTGCATGATTCAGAAAATGTGAATTTCCAAGAGGAGGATATGGAACAAAAGAAGACTTCCTATGTGCCTGCTTCAGAAAACAGGAATTTCCAAGAGGTGGATTTGGGAAAGAGTTCCCAGGTGTCTTCTTCTGGAAATGGAATGATTGAATCTAAAGGAAAATATGCGGGTGATTCCCGTCCTTCGTATTTCAGGCCAATGTCAGTTGATGAAACTCAACTTGAATCACTCAGCTCACGGTCTTTCCAGTCTATGGGATCTTTCTCATCTCAGTCAAGTTTATGTTCTTCCCTGGATTCTGCTTTGTCAGAGAATATGAACTCGCCAAAGGAAGAACATGGATCTTCTTCAAGTTCACCATCACCTTTGGCTAGGAGGAATGGTGAAGCTTCATTGCAAGCATTTCAAGCTCGTGGATATACTAATGGTTCCTCACCACCGGATGACATAAAGAGCAGTTTGAATGGTGAATTGAGGGGTTTAAATGAGATTGAAGGTGAGGATCCCCCTGGCAAAAAAGAGTCGCGGATACATGTTTTGCAGTCGGACTCAGAAAAGCCTGCAAGAGTAGCAAAAGCTCCATCACAAGGAAAATCGGTCAGAACAAGAAGAGCCAGTGGCCTGACTTCAGGGACAATGAGAATAGGAGAAACATCTAGCAAGCAAACTGATGAAAAGGGTGAAAAGAACGGTAATAATGTTGAGTCAGTAATGAGAAAAGATAGAATGAAAAGTAGAGAACCGGACCTTCCATTGAAAGGAGTCAGCAAGAAAACTCTGGATTCTTATTGTCCTAAGCCTGAGATTAAATTTTCCAATCATCATAGGAGAGATAAACTAGAGTCATCCAAAAATTTATCCAAGCAAGATTCGGATATCGAGCTTGAGAATACTCAGGTGAGCTCATATGAAAATGGGGTACCTGAATGTGTCAATGATTCAGATCTGGATTCTGAGGTGGATAAGAAAGCTAGTGAATTTATAGCCAAGTTCAAAGCTCAAATCAGGCTTCAGAAAATAGGATCTATTGAAAGATCAAAAGAGCAAAAGATCACTCAAAACAAGATTAGGTGA
- the LOC100804988 gene encoding cationic amino acid transporter 9, chloroplastic, with translation MRIGSPSSSSSRCSRFWSSALRSKRLVSPAEKAARDSSDLGLSRRLGVLDLVLLGIGASIGAGIFVVTGTVARDAGPGVTISFILAGASCVINALCYAELATRFPAVVGGAYLYAYTAFNELTAFLVFGQLMLDYHIGAASIARSLASYLINILELFPVFKDNIPKWIGHGEDIGDVLSINVLAPILLVLLTFILCRGVQESSVVNSLMTVTKVIIVIIVIFAGAFEVDVSNWSPFAPNGLKAIFTGATVVFFAYVGFDAVANSAEESKRPQRDLPIGIIGSLLICIALYIGVCLVITGMVPYNLLGEDAPLAEAFTSKGLKFVSILISVGAVAGLTTTLLVGLYVQSRLYLGLGRDGLLPLIFAKVHPKRHTPIHSQIWVGLVASVLAGLFNVHVLSHILSVGTLTGYSVVSACVVVLRWKDKTNSQVSSSAEREGVICLIAVALCGFASGLLYRYDASFIFLILALVIAAGASAALVFRQGYADAPGFSCPGVPLLPNICIFFNMFLFAQLHHEAWVRFVILCVVMVGVYAIYGQYHANPSAEENVYHRAPEEEAL, from the exons ATGAGAATTGGTtctccttcttcatcttcctcccgTTGTTCGCGTTTCTGGTCGTCGGCGCTCCGATCGAAGCGCCTCGTGTCGCCGGCGGAAAAGGCCGCCCGCGACAGCTCCGACCTCGGCCTCTCCCGCCGCCTCGGCGTTCTCGACCTCGTACTCCTCGGAATTGGCGCCTCCATCGGCGCCGGCATCTTCGTCGTCACCGGCACCGTCGCCCGCGACGCCGGACCTG GAGTAACAATAAGTTTTATACTTGCGGGAGCATCATGTGTTATAAATGCACTCTGTTATGCTGAACTAGCTACCCGATTTCCTGCTGTTGTTGGAGGAGCATATCTGTATGCGTACACAGCTTTTAATGAACTTACAGCTTTTCTTGTTTTTGGACAATTGATGCTTGACTATCACATTGGGGCAGCTAGTATAGCGAGAAGCCTAGCCAGTTATCTAATAAATATTCTAGAACTCTTCCCTGTTTTCAAAGAtaacattccaaaatggattggGCACGGTGAAGACATTGGAGATGTGCTATCCATCAATGTCTTGGCTCCAATTTTGCTAGTTCTTCTAACTTTTATTCTCTGTCGGGGTGTTCAAGAATCGTCTGTTGTGAATTCTCTTATGACAGTGACCAAG GTAATCATAGTTATCATCGTCATTTTTGCTGGAGCGTTTGAGGTTGACGTTTCCAACTGGTCTCCCTTTGCTCCAAATGGTTTAAAAGCCATATTTACAGGAGCTACCGTAGTCTTCTTTGCATATGTTGGATTTGATGCAGTTGCAAATTCTGCCGAAGAATCCAAGAGGCCTCAG CGGGATTTGCCAATAGGCATAATAGGAAGCCTCTTAATATGTATTGCATTGTACATTGGAGTATGCCTGGTGATTACTGGAATGGTTCCATACAATCTTCTAGGAGAAGATGCTCCTTTGGCTGAAGCTTTTACGTCTAAgggattaaaatttgtttctatCCTGATTAGTGTTGGTGCTGTTGCTGGACTTACAACAACACTCCTTGTTGGTCTCTACGTTCAG TCTCGGCTATACCTTGGGCTTGGCAGGGATGGCTTACTACCCTTAATATTTGCTAAAGTCCACCCCAAACGCCACACCCCTATTCATTCTCAGATCTGGGTTGGCTTGGTTGCCAGTGTTTTGGCTGGGCTATTTAATGTGCATGTGCTCTCTCACATTCTTTCCGTTGGTACACTG ACTGGCTATTCAGTTGTCTCAGCGTGTGTCGTCGTTCTTCGCTGGAAGGACAAGACAAATAGTCAAGTGTCATCTTCTGCTGAGCGGGAAGGCGTAATTTGCCTCATTGCTGTCGCCCTTTGTGGATTTGCTAGTGGGCTCTTGTATCGTTATGAtgcttcatttatttttctgattCTGGCTTTAGTTATTGCAGCTGGTGCTTCTGCTGCTCTTGTTTTCCGCCAG GGTTATGCAGATGCACCAGGGTTTTCTTGCCCAGGGGTTCCCCTTCTGCCAAATATTTGCATCTTTTTTAACATGTTCTTATTTGCCCAG ttacatcatgaagcatgggTGAGATTTGTGATTCTTTGTGTTGTCATGGTTGGTGTTTATGCAATATATGGCCAATATCATGCTAACCCCAGTGCAGAAGAGAATGTCTATCACAGGGCACCCGAGGAAGAAGCTCTATGA
- the LOC102661026 gene encoding uncharacterized protein, with the protein MGEANSPHHRKHPITANSPPPSHSPMCDHHILQQNQQVVEPTDLFSMMHINNRQPPCSAATNPMKRRSPPSSSSSGEPCAKKLFCDQEDPTHYGFSAVPIPLNINSLVNKGGSFPVLRRCVSDPYTSPAPAPEPEQSMPPERGSGLPPLPPRFRRSVSDLSVPSPDKALSCLSSEETATPDSVVWRVEKLKGEIKVLIFWGLERLRRMKERLKEMRQWWDEVMKDEEEDRGGREEECAVVAQDDKALAQDDLVGGDSEESVSVDWIERCVSLGFRCPCGKGYEVLLSQNNCYYKLV; encoded by the exons ATGGGTGAAGCAAACTCTCCACATCACCGCAAACACCCAATCACCGCAAactcaccaccaccatcacacTCACCAATGTGCGATCATCATATTCTTCAACAAAACCAACAAGTGGTGGAGCCCACAGACCTGTTCTCCATGATGCACATCAACAACCGTCAGCCACCCTGCTCCGCCGCCACCAACCCCATGAAGCGCCGATCACCCCCGTCTTCCTCCTCCTCCGGCGAGCCCTGCGCCAAGAAGCTCTTCTGCGACCAAGAGGATCCCACTCACTACGGCTTCTCCGCCGTTCCCATTCCCCTCAACATCAACTCCCTCGTCAACAAGGGTGGCTCTTTCCCCGTCCTCCGCCGCTGCGTCTCCGACCCCTACACCTCTCCGGCGCCGGCACCGGAGCCGGAGCAATCCATGCCGCCGGAGAGAGGCTCTGGGCTGCCTCCCCTGCCGCCGAGATTCCGACGGAGCGTGTCGGATCTCTCTGTTCCTTCGCCAGATAAGGCTTTGTCCTGTTTGAGCTCCGAAGAAACTGCCACGCCTGATTCCGTGGTATGGAGAGTTGAGAAATTGAAAGGTGAAATTAAAGTTTTGATCTTTTGGGGTTTGGAA AggctgagaaggatgaaggagCGTTTGAAAGAGATGAGACAGTGGTGGGATGAAGTTATGAAAGATGAGGAAGAAGATAGAGGTGGAAGAGAAGAAGAGTGTGCAGTTGTTGCTCAAGATGACAAGGCCCTAGCTCAG GATGATTTGGTAGGTGGAGATTCTGAAGAATCTGTTAGTGTTGATTGGATTGAACGGTGCGTAAGCCTTGGTTTTAGGTGCCCCTGTGGGAAAGGCTATGAGGTTCTCCTTTCTCAAAATAACTGTTACTACAAGTTGGTGTAG